DNA sequence from the Antarctobacter heliothermus genome:
CGATCTTTCATACTCACGGTCTTTTTGTGGCGACCAATGTGATCCTCGCGGCGGGCGCATCGATGGTGTTCTTTCCCAAACTTGACGCCGATGCGCTGATCGACTGGATGCCGCGCGCCACCAGCCTAATGGGTGTGCCGACCTTTTACACCCGCCTGCTGGATAACCCGCGCTTTGACGGTGACATGGCGCGGAACATGCGGCTGTTCATCTCCGGCTCTGCCCCCCTTCTGGCGGAAACGCATCGCCTGTTCGAGGCGCGCACCGGCCATCGCATCCTCGAACGCTACGGGATGACCGAAACGAACATGTCGACCTCCAACCCCTATGACGGCGACCGCCGAGCTGGCACCGTGGGCCTGCCGCTGCCGGGGGTCGAGGCCAAGGTCTGTGACGACACCGGCAGCGAACTGCCGCGCGGTGAAATCGGGGGGCTGGAGGTGCGCGGGCCGAACGTCTTTCAGGGCTATTGGCAGATGCCGGAAAAGACTGCCGCCGAGTTGCGCGACAACGGCTTCTTTATCACCGGCGATCTGACGGTGATGGATGCGGACGGCTACGTCACCATTGTGGGCCGGGGTAAGGATCTGATCATCTCGGGCGGGTTCAACATCTACCCCAAGGAGATCGAGGAGCTTTTGGACGCCCAACCCGGCGTTTTGGAATCCGCCGTCGTCGGCGTGCCGCATCCGGACTTTGGTGAAACCCCCGTGGCGGTGCTGGTGCCCCTGCCGGATCAGGTGCCGGATCTGGAGGCCGTTGGCGCAGAGGTGTCCGCTCGGTTGGCTCGGTTCAAGCATCCCCGCCATATGGAACTGATCGACACGCTGCCGCGCAATACGATGGGCAAGGTGCAAAAGGCGGCGCTGCGCGAGCGGTTCGCGGGGCTGTTCTCAGGTTGAGACGCCGGGTTTGGCGCGGGCCTGCACGGCGTAGGAACAGCGGTACGGCTTGATATCCAGCAAGGGCGTGCCGGTCAGGCAATCGAGGCCGCGCACCGTGAGGGTTTTGCCCTCGCGCCCGATCAGGCGCACGATTGAGGTGCCGATGGGATTCGGGCGCAGCGGCGAGCGGACGGAAAAGGTGCCGCGCGTCTGGCCATCGGCCTTGGGGCTTTGGGTCAGCAGATCGCGGCGGGCCTCGTGCAGCCAGTAGAGAACCTCGATAAATTCGAACTGGTCCAGCCCGTCGAGGGCGGGGGCGTAGACGGGGTCGAGGATCAGGCGGCAATCGGGGCCGCCGTCTGGATCGCCCTGTCTGGGGCAATCGGCGCGGACCTGAAAGGGTGTCTCGATCCGGCCGATAAATCGCAGGCCCGCGTCGGTGGCGGGGGGCAATTCGGCATGGATTTCGCCGGGGCGGAGCTGGTCTCGGTGGATGGATGTGGACATGGGGGGAGAGTGC
Encoded proteins:
- a CDS encoding malonate--CoA ligase, with protein sequence MSNPLYDTLLGPRSQSDKVFLHLPAGDVVSYAAFVGRVSQFANALSDLGLQPGERVALQVEKCPDALALIFGCIQAGVIFLPLNTGYTPDEVRYFVENSGARVLVCDPSRAEVLGVVAAGYDAGCETLGPEGGSLAIRADAAPTTAPVAQRTGEDLAAFLYTSGTTGRSKGAMLSQNNLLSNALTLVDLWRFTGDDVLLHALPIFHTHGLFVATNVILAAGASMVFFPKLDADALIDWMPRATSLMGVPTFYTRLLDNPRFDGDMARNMRLFISGSAPLLAETHRLFEARTGHRILERYGMTETNMSTSNPYDGDRRAGTVGLPLPGVEAKVCDDTGSELPRGEIGGLEVRGPNVFQGYWQMPEKTAAELRDNGFFITGDLTVMDADGYVTIVGRGKDLIISGGFNIYPKEIEELLDAQPGVLESAVVGVPHPDFGETPVAVLVPLPDQVPDLEAVGAEVSARLARFKHPRHMELIDTLPRNTMGKVQKAALRERFAGLFSG
- the tsaA gene encoding tRNA (N6-threonylcarbamoyladenosine(37)-N6)-methyltransferase TrmO produces the protein MSTSIHRDQLRPGEIHAELPPATDAGLRFIGRIETPFQVRADCPRQGDPDGGPDCRLILDPVYAPALDGLDQFEFIEVLYWLHEARRDLLTQSPKADGQTRGTFSVRSPLRPNPIGTSIVRLIGREGKTLTVRGLDCLTGTPLLDIKPYRCSYAVQARAKPGVST